In one window of Lampris incognitus isolate fLamInc1 chromosome 3, fLamInc1.hap2, whole genome shotgun sequence DNA:
- the ucn3l gene encoding urocortin 3, like, whose translation MLSILRTLLLLHVLCAPTSSLCLRLYQTEPEILCDERTPAAIRSADEPNYSAAESWSSREYPSASSASSSDAAESRERRASNRAAANYRFLSQTKFRSKTLQNSAKSDRRSKFTLSLDVPTNIMNVLFDIAKAKNLRDKAADNARLLAQIGRRK comes from the coding sequence ATGCTGTCGATCTTAAGAACCCTCCTCCTGCTCCACGTCCTGTGCGCACCGACCTCCAGCCTGTGCCTCCGCCTCTACCAGACCGAGCCGGAAATCCTGTGCGACGAGCGGACACCAGCCGCGATCCGCAGCGCCGACGAGCCGAATTACTCCGCGGCGGAGAGCTGGAGCTCCCGGGAGTACCCCTccgcctcctccgcctcctcctccgacGCCGCCGAGTCGAGGGAAAGGAGGGCTTCCAACCGCGCCGCCGCGAACTACAGGTTCCTCAGCCAGACCAAGTTCAGGAGCAAAACGCTGCAGAACAGCGCGAAGAGCGACAGGAGGAGCAAATTCACGTTGTCCCTTGACGTGCCGACCAACATCATGAACGTCCTCTTCGACATTGCCAAGGCCAAAAACTTGCGCGACAAGGCGGCGGACAACGCGCGTCTCCTGGCGCAGATCGGCCGGAGGAAGTGA